In a single window of the Rhizobium tropici CIAT 899 genome:
- the minC gene encoding septum site-determining protein MinC, whose protein sequence is MTKVLTDARSIRIKGRSFLAVMLSPDLPLDQWLIRLDDLAARSAGFFLGRPVVLDITDLPIDKAQLKELIAELSARNVSIMGIEGGRPSIAGPGMPPILKGGRPAADFEVSEAEPVVERRNSEPKAPPPEIRPVTQSLIIREPVRSGQSVIFPEGDVTVIGSVASGAEVIAGGSVHIYGALRGRAMAGSIGNASARIFCRKLEAELLAIDGIYKMAEDVSPGLRGQAVQLWLDGETIMAEKLI, encoded by the coding sequence ATGACCAAAGTGCTAACAGACGCTCGTTCGATCCGTATCAAGGGCCGCTCATTTCTTGCGGTCATGCTTTCGCCGGATCTTCCGCTGGATCAGTGGTTGATCAGGCTCGACGACCTCGCAGCTCGTTCGGCCGGCTTCTTTCTGGGGCGGCCGGTCGTGCTCGATATCACCGACCTGCCGATCGACAAGGCGCAGCTCAAGGAGCTGATTGCTGAGCTTTCGGCTCGCAATGTCAGCATCATGGGCATCGAGGGCGGTCGCCCGTCGATCGCGGGTCCTGGTATGCCGCCGATCCTGAAGGGCGGGCGTCCGGCTGCCGATTTCGAAGTCTCCGAGGCCGAGCCGGTCGTGGAGCGCCGAAACAGCGAGCCCAAGGCGCCGCCGCCGGAAATCCGGCCGGTCACGCAGTCGCTGATCATCCGCGAGCCGGTGCGTTCCGGCCAGTCGGTGATCTTTCCGGAAGGCGATGTCACCGTCATCGGTTCGGTGGCATCAGGCGCGGAAGTCATCGCGGGTGGATCGGTCCATATCTATGGCGCCCTTCGCGGCCGCGCCATGGCGGGATCGATCGGTAATGCCTCGGCGCGAATCTTTTGCCGCAAGCTCGAGGCCGAGCTTTTGGCGATCGATGGAATTTACAAAATGGCGGAAGACGTATCACCCGGCCTCAGGGGACAAGCCGTCCAGCTTTGGCTGGATGGTGAAACGATCATGGCCGAAAAACTAATCTGA
- a CDS encoding organic hydroperoxide resistance protein — MTKIDKVLYTAKTHTIGGRDGSARSDDNQLDVKLSPPGSAHAGTNPEQLFAAGWSACFIGAMGLAAGKRKVKLPADLAVDAEVDLGTTEGAYFLQARLTVSMPGIEPELARTLVEEAHQTCPYSKATRGNINVELKLA, encoded by the coding sequence ATGACCAAGATCGACAAGGTTCTCTATACCGCCAAGACCCACACCATCGGCGGCCGCGATGGCTCGGCCCGCAGCGATGACAACCAGCTGGATGTCAAGCTTTCGCCTCCCGGCAGCGCCCATGCCGGCACCAATCCCGAACAGCTCTTTGCAGCCGGCTGGTCGGCCTGCTTCATCGGAGCCATGGGCCTTGCCGCGGGCAAGCGCAAGGTCAAGCTGCCGGCCGATCTCGCCGTCGATGCGGAAGTGGATCTCGGCACGACGGAAGGCGCGTACTTCCTGCAGGCGCGTCTGACCGTCAGCATGCCCGGTATTGAGCCGGAACTCGCCCGCACGCTGGTCGAGGAAGCCCATCAGACCTGCCCCTATTCGAAGGCGACTCGCGGCAACATCAATGTCGAGCTGAAGCTCGCCTGA
- a CDS encoding ATP-binding protein: MTVADLPGHRPWWPSTLRARISLILLAGLAIAYGLSFSVLYIERYMSAKAVMLGTLENDVATSIAVLDRLSADERANFVDWLSRGNYNFELGNGLPGVPDTSAHGAEIAAKIEDAVGHRFPIRMEAIPGPISRLQAHLNLSDGSPLTIDVTPKGVMPIAAWLPYVFVVQMLLIILCIWFAVRQATRPLAELAAAADALDPNNKSPALSDRGPSEVAHAARAFNAMRDRIAHYLEERVQILAAISHDLQTPITRMRLRADIADDSPEKTKLLQDLGEIERLVQDGIAYARSAHGNGEKSARIDLASFIESISYDYQDTGKSVEILGLIQGTATTKPHALRRILTNFIDNALKFAGAAEIAVERRNTGQIAITVLDRGPGIPQDQIEAAMQPFFRLEQSRNRNTGGTGLGLAIAQQLAQTLGGSVRLYNRESGGLAAEVVIS; the protein is encoded by the coding sequence ATGACCGTGGCCGACCTTCCAGGTCACCGGCCATGGTGGCCTAGCACCCTACGCGCACGCATTTCGCTGATCCTTCTGGCGGGGCTCGCGATCGCCTACGGCCTTTCTTTCAGCGTGCTCTATATCGAACGCTACATGTCGGCAAAGGCCGTCATGCTCGGCACGCTGGAGAACGACGTTGCGACCTCGATCGCGGTGCTCGACCGGCTGTCGGCCGATGAGAGGGCGAATTTTGTCGATTGGCTCAGCCGCGGCAATTACAACTTCGAATTAGGCAATGGCTTGCCCGGCGTGCCTGATACGTCCGCGCATGGAGCGGAGATCGCCGCCAAGATAGAGGATGCGGTCGGCCATCGCTTTCCCATCCGCATGGAAGCAATACCGGGACCCATCTCGCGACTGCAGGCGCATCTCAATCTGAGCGATGGCAGTCCGCTGACGATCGATGTCACGCCAAAGGGTGTCATGCCGATTGCGGCCTGGCTGCCCTATGTCTTCGTCGTCCAGATGCTATTGATCATCCTTTGTATCTGGTTTGCCGTGCGACAGGCCACGCGCCCGCTCGCCGAGCTTGCCGCTGCGGCCGATGCGCTCGATCCCAACAACAAGAGCCCGGCCTTGAGCGACCGAGGGCCGAGCGAAGTGGCGCACGCCGCAAGAGCCTTCAACGCCATGCGGGATCGAATCGCGCATTATCTCGAAGAGCGCGTGCAGATCCTCGCCGCCATCTCACACGATCTGCAGACGCCGATCACCCGCATGCGCCTGCGCGCCGATATTGCCGATGATTCGCCGGAGAAAACCAAGCTGCTGCAGGATCTCGGCGAGATCGAGCGTCTGGTGCAGGATGGGATAGCCTATGCGCGCAGCGCCCATGGCAATGGCGAGAAGAGCGCGCGCATCGATCTTGCCTCCTTCATTGAAAGCATCAGCTATGACTATCAGGACACCGGCAAATCCGTCGAGATTCTTGGGCTCATCCAGGGCACGGCAACGACGAAGCCGCATGCGCTGCGCCGCATTCTCACCAACTTCATCGACAATGCCCTGAAATTCGCCGGTGCCGCGGAAATCGCCGTGGAGCGCCGGAATACCGGACAAATTGCGATCACAGTTCTGGATCGCGGTCCCGGCATTCCGCAGGACCAGATAGAAGCGGCGATGCAGCCCTTCTTCCGGCTGGAGCAGTCGCGCAACCGCAACACCGGCGGCACCGGCCTTGGCCTGGCGATTGCCCAGCAGCTCGCCCAGACGCTCGGCGGCTCCGTCAGGCTCTATAACCGCGAAAGCGGTGGCCTAGCTGCGGAGGTCGTCATTTCCTGA
- a CDS encoding response regulator, whose translation MDHVDHILIVDDDREIRELVSSYLKKNGLRATTAADGRQMRSFLEANSVDLIVLDVMMPGDDGLVLCRELRAGKHKATPILMLTARSDEMDRILGLEMGADDYLAKPFAARELLARIKAVLRRTRMLPPNLQISEAGQLLVFGDWRLDTVGRHLLDKDGTEITLSGAEYRLLRVFIDHPQRVLNRDQLLNLTQGRDADLFDRSIDLLVSRLRQRLGDDAREPIYIKTVRSEGYVFSVPVEIAELRA comes from the coding sequence ATGGATCATGTCGACCATATCCTGATCGTGGATGACGATCGGGAAATCCGCGAACTGGTGTCGAGCTATTTGAAGAAGAATGGCCTGCGGGCGACGACGGCTGCCGATGGCCGGCAGATGCGCAGTTTCCTCGAGGCCAATTCGGTCGACCTGATCGTGCTCGACGTGATGATGCCGGGCGATGATGGCCTCGTGCTCTGTCGCGAGCTTCGCGCAGGAAAGCACAAGGCGACGCCCATTCTCATGCTGACGGCGCGCAGCGACGAAATGGACCGCATCCTCGGCCTGGAGATGGGCGCGGACGATTATCTGGCAAAGCCGTTTGCCGCCCGTGAGCTTCTTGCCCGCATCAAGGCGGTTCTCCGGCGCACTCGCATGCTGCCGCCCAATCTGCAGATCAGCGAGGCCGGCCAATTGCTGGTCTTTGGGGACTGGCGGCTCGACACGGTCGGGCGTCATCTGCTGGACAAAGACGGCACCGAGATCACGCTCAGCGGCGCCGAGTATCGGCTGCTGCGCGTCTTCATCGATCACCCGCAGCGGGTGCTCAATCGTGATCAGCTTCTGAACCTGACGCAAGGCCGCGATGCCGATCTCTTCGATCGCTCCATCGACCTGCTCGTCAGCCGTCTTCGTCAGCGGCTGGGGGACGATGCGCGTGAGCCGATCTACATCAAGACGGTGCGCAGCGAAGGCTATGTCTTCTCCGTGCCGGTGGAAATTGCGGAGCTTCGCGCATGA
- a CDS encoding alpha/beta fold hydrolase: MSEEINHTRRRFFGMAAIAVAAAEFGLPVIAGAQETMASTLTLPAVKAGTHTSFDALKQIKAGVLNVGYAEAGPANGPVVLLLHGWPYDIYSFVDVAPLLAGAGYRVIIPYLRGYGTTTFHSKDTARNGQQAALAADMIELLDALKIEKVVVAGYDWGGRTADIMAALWPERCKALVSVSGYLIGSQEVNRKPLPPKAELAWWYQFYFATERGRLGYQENRHDFAKLIWHTASPQWAFDDATFDRSAAAFDNPDHVDIVIHNYRWRLGLVEGEAKFDTYEKKLAAAPVISIPTITMEGDANGAPHPEPSAYRGKFSGKYEHRTITGGIGHNLPQEAPQAFAQAVIDVDRF; the protein is encoded by the coding sequence ATGTCCGAGGAAATCAACCACACCCGCCGCCGCTTTTTTGGCATGGCCGCAATCGCTGTTGCCGCTGCCGAGTTCGGTCTGCCTGTAATCGCCGGTGCGCAAGAAACAATGGCTTCCACATTGACCCTGCCCGCCGTCAAGGCCGGTACCCACACCTCCTTCGACGCGCTGAAGCAGATCAAAGCCGGTGTGCTCAATGTCGGTTACGCCGAAGCCGGTCCGGCCAACGGCCCCGTCGTGCTGCTGCTGCACGGCTGGCCCTATGACATCTACAGCTTCGTCGATGTCGCACCGCTTTTGGCAGGTGCCGGCTATCGCGTGATCATTCCCTATCTGCGCGGCTATGGCACCACTACCTTCCATTCGAAGGACACAGCGCGCAACGGCCAGCAGGCAGCACTTGCCGCCGATATGATTGAGCTTCTCGACGCGCTGAAGATCGAAAAGGTCGTCGTTGCCGGTTACGACTGGGGTGGCCGTACCGCCGATATCATGGCGGCACTCTGGCCGGAACGTTGCAAGGCGCTGGTCTCGGTCAGCGGCTATCTCATCGGCAGCCAGGAGGTCAACCGCAAGCCGTTGCCGCCGAAGGCCGAGCTTGCCTGGTGGTACCAGTTCTATTTCGCCACCGAGCGCGGCCGTCTCGGCTACCAGGAAAATCGCCACGATTTCGCAAAGCTGATCTGGCACACCGCCTCGCCGCAATGGGCCTTTGATGACGCCACATTCGATCGCTCGGCTGCAGCCTTCGATAACCCCGACCATGTCGATATCGTTATTCATAACTATCGCTGGCGGCTCGGTCTCGTCGAAGGCGAGGCGAAGTTCGATACCTATGAAAAGAAGCTCGCCGCCGCCCCGGTGATTTCGATCCCAACGATCACCATGGAAGGTGACGCCAATGGCGCGCCTCACCCGGAGCCTTCGGCCTATCGCGGCAAGTTCTCGGGCAAGTATGAACATCGCACGATCACCGGCGGCATCGGCCACAATCTTCCCCAGGAAGCACCGCAAGCCTTCGCCCAGGCTGTGATAGATGTTGATCGCTTCTAG
- a CDS encoding cytochrome c biogenesis protein DipZ, producing MTLLIIAYLGGALTILSPCILPILPFVFARAGQPFVRSTLPMLAGMALTFAVVATLAAVGGAWAIRANEYGRLAAIVLLGLFGLSLISPRIANALSRPAVDLGNNLLNAAGNGRATSSVRSSFVLGIATGLLWAPCAGPILGLVLTGAALKGANLQTTFLLLAYGAGAATSLAIALFAGGKIFARMKQSLGVSERIRQVAGAAVLAGVAAIALGLHTGLLARLSYASTGSFEQALLEKLHPQTSAPETEVASNGAIKVATDAARPFHSDLPIEGPAPSLDGAVTWLNSEPLTTAGLRGKVVLVDFWTYSCINCIRTIPYVRAWAEKYRDQGLVVIGVHSPEFAFEKNIDNVKKAIADFKIGYPVAIDNDYRIWRAFENNYWPAHYLIDAKGQIRYQHFGEGNYRQTEQAIQDLLREAGSDMAQSGPVVPNAKGAEASPDLGHIRSGETYVGYSQATGFVSPEGLKADTAADYSIANPGLNQWGLAGTWTVGSEQASLDKAGGGISYRFSARDLHLVLGPSADGKPVRFQVTVDGKAPGADHGSDTDADGNGTVTATKLYQLVRQSGDVTARNFEIRFLDPGVQAYAFTFG from the coding sequence ATGACGCTTCTCATCATAGCCTATCTCGGCGGTGCGCTGACGATCCTCAGTCCGTGCATCCTGCCCATCCTCCCCTTCGTCTTTGCTCGCGCCGGACAGCCCTTCGTCCGGAGCACGTTGCCCATGCTGGCGGGCATGGCGCTCACATTTGCTGTTGTCGCGACGCTGGCCGCGGTCGGCGGCGCCTGGGCGATCCGCGCCAACGAGTATGGTCGCCTCGCGGCAATCGTGCTGCTCGGGCTCTTCGGCCTGAGCCTGATTTCGCCACGCATCGCCAATGCGCTGTCCCGGCCGGCAGTCGATCTCGGCAACAACCTCCTGAATGCCGCCGGCAACGGCCGCGCGACATCGAGTGTCAGAAGCTCTTTCGTGCTCGGCATTGCGACCGGCCTGCTCTGGGCGCCCTGCGCCGGCCCGATCCTTGGGCTGGTCCTGACGGGTGCTGCCTTGAAAGGCGCCAATCTGCAGACGACATTCCTGTTGCTTGCCTATGGCGCCGGCGCCGCGACCTCGCTTGCCATTGCCCTCTTTGCCGGCGGCAAGATCTTTGCCCGCATGAAGCAGTCTCTCGGCGTCAGCGAACGCATCCGCCAAGTCGCAGGCGCAGCGGTTCTGGCAGGCGTTGCCGCCATCGCGCTCGGCCTCCATACCGGCCTGCTCGCCCGCCTCTCCTATGCAAGCACCGGCTCCTTCGAACAGGCTTTGCTCGAGAAGCTGCACCCCCAGACCTCAGCCCCGGAGACCGAGGTTGCCAGCAACGGCGCCATCAAGGTTGCCACAGACGCGGCACGTCCATTCCACAGCGATCTTCCGATCGAAGGCCCCGCCCCCTCGCTCGACGGCGCCGTCACCTGGCTGAACTCTGAGCCGCTGACGACGGCCGGACTTCGCGGCAAGGTCGTCCTCGTCGACTTCTGGACCTATTCCTGCATCAACTGCATCCGCACCATCCCCTATGTTCGTGCCTGGGCGGAAAAGTATAGGGATCAGGGTCTCGTCGTGATCGGCGTCCACTCTCCGGAATTCGCCTTCGAAAAGAACATCGACAACGTCAAGAAGGCGATCGCCGACTTCAAGATCGGCTATCCCGTCGCGATCGATAATGATTACCGCATCTGGCGCGCCTTCGAGAACAATTACTGGCCTGCCCATTATCTGATCGACGCCAAGGGGCAGATCCGCTACCAGCACTTCGGCGAAGGCAACTACCGCCAGACCGAACAGGCGATCCAGGACCTCCTGCGCGAAGCCGGCAGCGACATGGCCCAAAGCGGCCCGGTCGTCCCCAATGCGAAGGGTGCGGAAGCAAGCCCCGACCTTGGCCACATCCGCTCCGGCGAAACCTATGTCGGCTACAGCCAGGCGACAGGTTTCGTCTCCCCCGAAGGGCTGAAAGCCGACACCGCCGCGGACTATTCCATTGCCAATCCCGGCCTCAACCAATGGGGACTGGCCGGAACCTGGACCGTCGGCTCGGAACAGGCATCGCTAGACAAGGCAGGCGGCGGCATCAGCTATCGCTTCAGTGCCCGCGATCTGCACCTCGTCCTCGGACCGTCGGCAGACGGAAAACCGGTCCGCTTCCAGGTGACCGTGGACGGAAAGGCGCCCGGCGCCGACCACGGCTCCGATACCGACGCCGATGGCAACGGCACCGTGACCGCAACCAAGCTCTATCAGCTCGTCCGCCAGTCCGGCGATGTCACCGCGCGCAACTTCGAGATCCGTTTCCTCGACCCCGGGGTGCAGGCGTACGCCTTCACCTTCGGCTGA
- a CDS encoding alpha/beta fold hydrolase, protein MKTRFLSIAALSLAASTFAFAAQAAEIKNIVIVHGALADGSGWRKTADILEKDGFNVTVVQEPITSLADDVAAANRVLDLQNGPSLLVGHSYGGMVITEAGNRPDVAGLVYVAAFQPDKGESLISLASSKPAGSMNIRETKDGQYLYLDPATFAADFAADLPKDEANFLAKSQVFASKAAFTAKVGDPAWKAKKSWAIVATNDRSINPELERDMAKRAGSDATEIEASHAVFASQPEKVAAVIEKAAKDAGK, encoded by the coding sequence ATGAAGACCCGTTTTCTCTCCATCGCCGCCCTTAGCCTTGCCGCAAGCACTTTTGCCTTTGCCGCACAGGCAGCCGAGATCAAGAATATCGTCATCGTCCACGGCGCGCTCGCCGACGGCTCCGGATGGCGCAAGACTGCCGACATCCTCGAAAAGGATGGCTTCAACGTCACGGTCGTGCAGGAACCGATCACTTCGCTCGCCGACGATGTCGCCGCCGCCAATCGCGTGCTCGACCTCCAGAACGGACCGAGCCTGCTCGTTGGCCACAGCTATGGCGGCATGGTCATCACCGAGGCAGGTAATCGCCCGGATGTCGCAGGCCTCGTCTATGTCGCAGCGTTTCAGCCGGACAAGGGCGAAAGCCTGATCAGCCTTGCAAGCTCGAAGCCTGCAGGCAGCATGAACATCCGCGAAACCAAGGACGGCCAATATCTTTATCTCGATCCCGCGACATTCGCCGCCGACTTTGCCGCCGACCTGCCGAAGGATGAAGCCAACTTCCTGGCAAAATCGCAGGTCTTTGCCTCGAAGGCCGCCTTCACCGCCAAGGTTGGCGATCCTGCCTGGAAGGCGAAGAAGAGCTGGGCCATCGTCGCAACCAATGACCGTTCCATCAATCCCGAGCTCGAGCGCGACATGGCAAAGCGTGCCGGCAGCGACGCGACCGAAATCGAGGCAAGCCATGCCGTCTTCGCCTCGCAGCCGGAAAAGGTGGCCGCCGTGATCGAGAAGGCGGCCAAGGACGCCGGCAAGTAA
- a CDS encoding cytochrome b: protein MSARSAYSVPQRILHWLMALLIFFNLLFPDGMNAWRRLIRHGQTPTSADIANANIHAYAGIAILLLAIVRLALKFSSEAPSMPDGQPVIVHYIASVTHVLLYALIFAMPLSGMAAYYLGVDTAAFLHGGPIKAVLWTVVVLHIFGALVQHFYFRSDVLRRMTIG from the coding sequence ATGTCTGCAAGATCCGCCTATTCCGTTCCGCAACGCATCCTTCACTGGCTTATGGCGCTGCTGATCTTCTTCAATCTCTTGTTTCCGGACGGGATGAATGCATGGCGGCGTCTTATTCGCCATGGCCAGACGCCGACGTCGGCAGACATCGCCAACGCCAACATTCACGCCTATGCCGGCATTGCCATCTTGCTGCTCGCCATCGTGCGCCTTGCCCTCAAATTTTCATCGGAAGCGCCCTCAATGCCGGACGGCCAGCCCGTCATTGTGCATTACATCGCCAGCGTGACGCATGTCCTGCTTTACGCATTGATTTTCGCGATGCCACTCTCGGGAATGGCGGCCTATTATCTCGGCGTCGACACCGCCGCTTTCCTGCATGGCGGCCCGATCAAGGCGGTGCTGTGGACAGTTGTCGTCCTTCACATATTCGGCGCGCTCGTTCAGCACTTCTATTTCCGATCGGACGTGCTGCGACGCATGACGATCGGTTGA
- the solA gene encoding N-methyl-L-tryptophan oxidase, giving the protein MTTEFDLAVVGLGAMGSAALSFAAARGAKAIGIEAHFPAHALSSSHGDSRLIRLGYFEDPSYVPLLKRAYQNWRSLEARLRAEILTVTGVLQIGTPDSKIVSGTRASCDMHGLAHEILDRDAMKRRFPAFALDDGEVGVLDPQGGYVRPEAAIMGYLKFAAEDGAVLHFGERVNAIEPDDTGVTVISTTGRYRARKVIVATGAWIAELVPQLKAHALPIRQVVAWYQPKDGFVAEPQRMPCFLRDEGAEGSYFGFPAIGVDGVKIGRHAHFREPIDPTLPNPPVNDTDTDLLDSFARKRLPEATSFRVRATTCRYTMLPSEDFLIDRVPGQPNVVISSACSGHGFKFTSVIGEILADLALEGGSALPTALFSFEKHFGGLGV; this is encoded by the coding sequence ATGACTACGGAATTCGACCTTGCCGTCGTCGGCCTCGGCGCGATGGGAAGTGCAGCCTTGTCTTTCGCAGCGGCGCGCGGTGCAAAGGCGATCGGGATCGAGGCGCATTTCCCCGCCCATGCGCTCAGCTCCTCGCATGGCGACAGCCGCCTGATCCGTCTCGGCTACTTCGAAGATCCGTCCTATGTTCCCTTGCTGAAGCGTGCCTATCAAAACTGGCGCTCGCTGGAGGCAAGGCTGCGAGCCGAAATCCTGACGGTGACAGGTGTCCTGCAGATCGGTACGCCCGACAGTAAGATCGTGAGCGGCACGCGCGCTTCCTGCGACATGCACGGCCTGGCGCATGAGATACTCGATCGCGACGCCATGAAACGTCGCTTTCCGGCCTTCGCATTGGACGACGGGGAGGTCGGCGTGCTCGATCCTCAGGGCGGCTATGTCAGGCCTGAAGCGGCGATCATGGGCTATTTGAAGTTTGCGGCGGAGGATGGTGCGGTTCTGCATTTCGGAGAGCGCGTCAACGCAATCGAGCCAGACGATACGGGCGTGACCGTCATTTCCACAACCGGGCGATATCGCGCCCGCAAGGTGATCGTCGCAACCGGCGCCTGGATTGCCGAACTCGTGCCGCAGCTGAAAGCGCATGCACTGCCGATCCGGCAGGTGGTCGCCTGGTATCAGCCCAAGGATGGCTTCGTTGCCGAACCGCAGCGCATGCCATGCTTCCTGCGCGATGAAGGAGCGGAAGGTTCCTATTTCGGCTTCCCGGCCATCGGCGTCGATGGCGTCAAAATCGGTCGCCACGCGCATTTCAGGGAGCCGATCGACCCGACCCTTCCCAATCCGCCGGTCAATGATACCGACACCGATCTACTCGACAGCTTCGCCCGCAAGCGCTTGCCGGAGGCCACGTCGTTTCGCGTCCGGGCGACCACCTGCCGCTATACGATGCTGCCGAGCGAGGATTTTCTCATCGACAGGGTGCCCGGACAGCCGAATGTGGTGATCTCGTCGGCCTGTTCCGGCCATGGCTTCAAGTTTACGAGCGTGATCGGCGAAATCCTGGCGGATCTCGCGCTTGAAGGCGGAAGCGCATTGCCGACCGCCTTGTTTTCCTTCGAGAAGCATTTTGGCGGTCTGGGAGTATAG
- a CDS encoding HAL/PAL/TAL family ammonia-lyase, translating to MTVTIDRPLSWRDVARVGAGESLSLSDAAWKRVAQASRIVERIVETGVRAYGVNTGVGALSDTVVDRDSQSRLSRNIILSHACGVGPLLPAREVRSIIAAQIANFAHGHSGVRPEIIRHLAAFLERDCIPEVPSKGSAGYLTHNAHTALVLIGEGRAVVKGKSMKGAEALAAIGLNPLVLGAKEGLSLVNGTACATGLSALAVSRAEHLLDWADAIAALTLEAVGCQMAAFDEKVLALRPSAGIAKVGRRLRSRLHGSGLVAAAVGRRTQDALSLRSVPHAHGAAWDVFEQTADIVDQELASVTDNPAVSGTPEEPIVSSEAHAVAPALGQAADSLAIAIAQIAAMSERRTDRLVNPLVSGLPPFLASDAGSHSGFMIAQYTAAALSNDNRRLAAPASLDGGLTSGLQEDFLAHPTAAANKLLAILDNAEYILAIELMAAAQAHDFLVSKGARAPGTERIHAAVRSCVPVYGDDRPLNADMEALRAMITKTAPPAESQTGA from the coding sequence ATGACCGTTACGATCGATAGGCCGCTATCCTGGCGCGACGTCGCCCGCGTCGGTGCCGGTGAATCCTTGTCTCTCTCCGATGCTGCCTGGAAACGCGTTGCTCAGGCAAGCCGCATCGTAGAGCGTATCGTGGAAACGGGCGTCCGCGCCTACGGCGTCAATACCGGCGTTGGTGCGCTTTCCGATACGGTTGTTGATCGCGATTCCCAAAGCCGGCTGTCGCGCAATATCATCCTCAGCCACGCCTGCGGTGTCGGCCCGCTTCTGCCAGCCCGCGAGGTGCGCTCGATCATTGCGGCGCAGATCGCCAATTTCGCCCATGGCCATTCCGGCGTGCGGCCAGAGATCATCAGGCATCTGGCCGCGTTTCTCGAACGTGACTGCATTCCGGAAGTCCCATCCAAAGGCTCAGCCGGCTATCTCACGCACAATGCCCATACGGCGCTCGTCCTGATCGGCGAGGGCAGGGCTGTCGTGAAAGGCAAGTCGATGAAAGGTGCCGAGGCGCTTGCGGCAATCGGTCTGAACCCCTTGGTGCTTGGCGCCAAAGAGGGCTTAAGCCTCGTCAATGGCACGGCCTGCGCCACGGGATTATCGGCGCTTGCCGTCTCCCGTGCCGAGCACCTGCTCGATTGGGCCGATGCCATCGCCGCGCTGACCTTGGAAGCCGTTGGCTGCCAGATGGCGGCTTTTGATGAGAAGGTACTGGCGTTGCGCCCATCGGCCGGCATCGCTAAAGTCGGGCGCAGATTGCGCAGCCGTTTGCATGGCAGCGGTCTCGTTGCGGCCGCCGTCGGCCGGCGGACGCAGGATGCGCTGAGCCTGAGGTCAGTCCCCCACGCCCACGGCGCGGCCTGGGATGTCTTCGAGCAGACGGCTGATATCGTCGATCAGGAACTCGCCTCGGTAACGGACAATCCGGCTGTTTCGGGGACGCCAGAAGAGCCCATCGTCTCTTCCGAAGCCCATGCCGTTGCACCCGCCCTCGGCCAGGCAGCAGACAGTCTGGCGATTGCGATCGCCCAAATTGCCGCGATGAGCGAACGCCGGACGGATCGCCTCGTCAATCCGCTGGTCAGCGGCCTGCCGCCGTTTCTTGCTAGCGACGCCGGCAGCCACTCCGGTTTCATGATCGCGCAATACACGGCCGCGGCGCTGAGCAACGACAACCGGCGGCTCGCCGCACCGGCATCGCTCGATGGCGGCCTGACCTCCGGCCTGCAGGAAGACTTCCTGGCCCATCCGACCGCTGCTGCCAACAAGCTGCTCGCTATCCTCGACAATGCCGAATATATCCTGGCCATCGAGCTGATGGCGGCGGCGCAGGCACATGATTTCCTCGTTTCGAAGGGTGCCAGAGCGCCGGGAACGGAGCGTATCCACGCGGCTGTCCGCTCATGCGTGCCCGTTTACGGCGACGATCGTCCCTTAAATGCGGATATGGAAGCCTTGCGGGCCATGATCACCAAGACCGCGCCGCCTGCGGAAAGCCAAACTGGAGCATGA
- a CDS encoding ABC transporter ATP-binding protein: protein MPGVTRLSVRNIRKSFGTHEVLRGISLDAQDGDVISLLGASGSGKSTFLRCINLLEIATDGEIWVDGEQIRMIHKNGKSYPASHKQVDHIRSELGMVFQSFNLWSHMTILQNVIEGPVHVLKRSRSECIAEAEALLEKVGIADKRHAYPAHLSGGQQQRAAIARALAMKPKVMLFDEPTSALDPELVGEVLRVMRALAEEGMTMLVVTHEMSFARNVSNRVVFMKEGLVESTGTPDEMFGGGASPAFRQFIGHFGNGQ, encoded by the coding sequence ATGCCAGGTGTCACCCGACTTTCCGTCCGCAACATCCGCAAGAGCTTCGGTACTCATGAAGTCTTGCGAGGCATTTCCCTCGATGCTCAGGATGGCGATGTGATTTCGCTGCTCGGCGCTTCCGGCTCGGGCAAATCGACCTTCCTTCGCTGCATCAACCTCCTCGAAATTGCCACCGATGGCGAGATCTGGGTGGATGGCGAGCAGATCCGCATGATCCATAAGAATGGCAAGAGCTACCCAGCGAGCCATAAGCAGGTGGATCATATCCGCTCCGAACTTGGCATGGTCTTCCAGAGTTTCAATCTCTGGTCCCACATGACGATCCTGCAGAATGTCATCGAAGGGCCGGTGCATGTCCTGAAGCGCTCACGCTCGGAATGCATTGCCGAGGCCGAAGCGCTGCTGGAGAAGGTCGGCATTGCCGACAAGCGTCATGCCTATCCCGCACATCTCTCCGGCGGCCAGCAGCAGCGCGCGGCAATTGCCCGTGCACTCGCCATGAAGCCGAAGGTTATGCTGTTCGACGAGCCGACCTCGGCGCTCGATCCGGAACTCGTCGGCGAAGTGCTGCGCGTCATGCGCGCCCTTGCCGAGGAAGGCATGACCATGCTGGTCGTCACCCACGAGATGAGCTTCGCCCGCAATGTCTCCAACCGCGTCGTCTTCATGAAGGAAGGGCTTGTCGAAAGCACCGGCACGCCGGATGAGATGTTCGGCGGCGGCGCCTCGCCGGCCTTTCGCCAGTTCATCGGTCACTTCGGAAACGGACAATGA